The sequence CACTTGATAACAAAAGACTAATCTGTCCATGCTGAACAAAGAAACCcctattgaaaattaaatgcactGACAACATTTATTATCCTCTGACAAAACACAATGGCTTCTCTTAAATGATGGGGCCCAATTCTACGGGCCCAAACAAAATTGCTGAAATTGACCAAATTTATTACGTGTTAAAGGAGTGAtggaaagtaaaaaattattgttattgcAGTAAAATGCTACTATATagattttaacttaaattctaTGGAAATATATTAAACTTGTTACAACCATAATGAATCAAAGTTAAATTCACTAGCACTTTTATAGATTGTTGTCAATGCCAAGAtaaattttccaaaaatatttCCCTTTTAAAtaacaactaatattttttagtttttttttaataaaaatataaaataataaaatctttatTTCAAAGAAATGCTCCTAGGATCAAAATTAAGTCTTTATACCATCAGtaaattctaaataaataaatataggatAATTCATATACGTTTAGATGCAAGGCTTTTAAATGTAAGGTACTCAAATTAatcaactattttaaaatttagctGCTAATTATGTGTTGGTGACTGGGTGTATAAATGTTGAGTGAGAGAGAATACGATATCAATTGGTGAAGTGAAATTAAGatgagaaaaacaatgtgtagATCAATCCACCATGTTTCCCTCTTGTTTCTTCTAACCATGTGTTTATTAATCAATGCAGATTGTTCTGAATCTTCTTCTCTGAATAGGTCTGCAATTCCAAGCAATTACCACCTTTCATCAAACGACACAAACATCAACATATTGTTTCTTTCCATTGCTAGTGGTATGTCCCCTAACGACCCACCAGTGTTCTTCTTTTACAACTACGGAGAAACTCGAATCTATTTGCATCCCGGAAAGCCTTTCACTAAACTCGCCAATTTTGATCGCAAAGTCATTCTAATGTATTGGGATGTATTGTGTGTGATTTTCTATGCATATGATCCTACCATGGAAGGAGGTCATCAAAAGATCTATTGGTTAGTCAAACCAGATGGTGTGTTTCATAGTTGGGATAACAACAACTGGGAGAAAAGGAAAACTTGGAATAACCAAGCTTGTAATTAATTAGTTCAAATAATGCTTTCAGCTTCTGTATTaccaataaatatataagatatTTCCTTCTCCCTATTGCATTACCAGGTTAAATTTATGCAGGAAATTACCATTCTAAGAAATAAAACTTTTGTTAACGTGGTTAATTAACAAGAATTTCTTTAAATAAGCAAATTGTTGCATAGTAAATCATTGGCTTAAAATTggtaatataaaaatgaaagggTTGTCTATATAATTAACggttgcatatatatataaaaaaggaatcaaTATATGTTAGCAGCCAAGATTGCTGTAGGACTACGATGGAAAACgttaaattaacaataaaaaaaaaaatcaataaaacatAGAGAATAATTGAAAGACAAGTATATATAGATAAACACTGACatgcaaaatgaatttaaatagttggctattttaaatttattaaatcacAGTTTCACACACACAAAGTAAAATGGCAAGTGATTTAATGCAAGAAGTGTATGGAATTCACTGTGTTCTCATTTTATATCACAGTTGCGATGATGTGAAGTGGGAGAAAACAGCAATTTGATTCTTGTGATATATATTACACATTATTGCTATTTGGGTGTTGTTATTCTGACTACCAGATTTGTTACATTGTTCATGTATGctttaaatctttttattttctttagaaatattctttttatgaaaaatgattttgttgacaaaatacgtaacaaacttatattttcattgtgtcggagagagtgaaaaaaatatataaagaaaacatatttttattatatatttctaaacagaataatattttccttatgTATATCTTTTAGCACTTTGTTTTATTCCAGTAAAacatatgtttgttttattaagtttttacgcaaaaattgcaattcatttaaatataagttacctttttttttacttgaattaaATGTGgtacaaattatattaatgacTACACACATTAACTTTCTTAAgagtaa comes from Glycine soja cultivar W05 chromosome 20, ASM419377v2, whole genome shotgun sequence and encodes:
- the LOC114401225 gene encoding uncharacterized protein LOC114401225, whose translation is MRKTMCRSIHHVSLLFLLTMCLLINADCSESSSLNRSAIPSNYHLSSNDTNINILFLSIASGMSPNDPPVFFFYNYGETRIYLHPGKPFTKLANFDRKVILMYWDVLCVIFYAYDPTMEGGHQKIYWLVKPDGVFHSWDNNNWEKRKTWNNQACN